In the genome of Achromobacter sp. MFA1 R4, the window AATCGAGCCATCCATGGTTGGCGTGACCCCGTTCGGTAGCGCGGCGGATCGTAAGCATGTTGAACTCCTGTTTCAATAATATGAATGATTAGGGCTGCATCTCGTCTGGCTCTTTGCCGTTCCGTTTGGCTGCAACCCCGGCATGAGTGATATTCTGCGCGTGCTCCGGGCTGCGTTTGGCGCTATATTTTGATGACTTCGTTCAAATTATTTGAACGCTGATTTCCGGCGCGATTTCCATGCAACCGATTACCCCCGAACTCCTCATCCTGGTCGACGCCATCGCGCGCCACGGCAGCTTCGCCAAGGCGGCGCGCGAACTGGGCAAGGTGCCCTCCGCCGTCACCTATTCCATCCGCAAGCTGGAGGACGGCCTGGACGTGCTGCTGTTCGACCGCTCGGGACACCGGGCGCTGCTGACGCCAGCGGGCGAGGCGCTGCTCAAGGACGGACGGCACCTGCTGCAGTCGTTGGACGAGCTGGCCAGCCGCGTCAAGCGCATCGCCACGGGCTGGGAAGTGCAATTGCGCATCGCCGTCAGCGCGGTGCTGCCGTGGCGGCCCATCTATGACCTGATCGACGAATTCCATGCGGTGGGCAGCGCCACGACGCTGCGCTTTTCCACCGAAGTGCTTAGCGGAAACTGGGATGCGCTGACGTCGGGCCGCGCCGACCTGGTCATCGGCGCGGGCGCGGCGGGCGAACCCACCGGGCCGTATCGCACGCAGGCCATCGGCGTGATGCAGTTCGGCTTCTGCGTGGCGGCGAACCATCCGCTGGCGTCGCTGCCCCAGCCGCTCAGTCGCGCCGACATCACGCGCTATTGCGCCGTGGTGATCGCCGATACCTCGCGCAACCTGCCGGTGCAGTCGCGGGGCATCCTGTCGGAACAACCGACGCTGGTGATGCCGTCGATGCAGGCCAAGATCGAGGCGCAGGTGCGCGGCCTGGGCTGCGGCTACCTGCCGCTGACGCTGGCGGCGCCTTACCTGGCGCAGGGACTGCTCGTGGTGTGCGAAACGGATGAAGGCATGTCCCTGACGGAACACGTCGCGTATGCCTGGCGGGCGGAGCCGCCGGGCGAAGCGATGAAGTGGTGGCTGCAGAAGCTGAAATCACCGCGCCTGTGCGAGAGCCTGCTGGGTCTGTAGGCCGGCGGGCAGGCGGGCGGGAATGCGCGGCGCGGGCCCGCGAGCCCGGCGCCGGGACGGTTACTCGTCCTCGATTCCCAACTCGCGCAGCTTGCGCGTGATGGTATTGCGGCCGATGCCCAGGCGCGACGCGGCTTCCACGCGCCGGCCGCGGCTGGCGTCCAGCGCGCTTTGCAGCAGGATCTTCTCGAATTGGCGCGTCAGCGTGGCCATCACCGCGGGCTCGCCGCGTTCCAGCCGGTACTGCGCATCGCGCAACAAGGAGTCCTGCCAGTTGCGGGGTGCGCCGTCGTCCGCGCTGGCGGCGGCCGGCACCCCCGCCGGAACGACCGTGCCCACCCCTGCCATCGGCACGGCCGGCCGCAGCGGCGCGGCGCCCGCGGGCGGCTGGTGTTCCATCGCCCGGATCTCGGGCGGCAGGTCGATGCGGTCCACCGTCTGGCCGGGCGCCATCACCGTCAGCCAGTGGCAGAAGTTCTCGAGCTGACGCACGTTGCCCGGAAAGTCGAACTTGGTCAGCACGGCCAGCGCCTCGGGCGTGAGGCGCTTGACCGGCACGCCCAGCGTGCGCGCGCTGGCTGTCAGGAAATGCTGCGCCAACGCCGGAATGTCCTCGACCCGCTCGCGCAGCGGCGGCAGGCGCAGCCGGATCACATTCAAGCGATGGAACAGGTCTTCGCGGAACAGGCCCTGTTCGACCCGCTGTTCCAGCGGCTGGTGGGTGGCCGCCACGATGCGCACGTCCACGCGCACGGGCTGCGCGCCGCCGACGCGGTAAAAGCTGCCCTCGGCCAGCACGC includes:
- a CDS encoding LysR family transcriptional regulator, whose amino-acid sequence is MQPITPELLILVDAIARHGSFAKAARELGKVPSAVTYSIRKLEDGLDVLLFDRSGHRALLTPAGEALLKDGRHLLQSLDELASRVKRIATGWEVQLRIAVSAVLPWRPIYDLIDEFHAVGSATTLRFSTEVLSGNWDALTSGRADLVIGAGAAGEPTGPYRTQAIGVMQFGFCVAANHPLASLPQPLSRADITRYCAVVIADTSRNLPVQSRGILSEQPTLVMPSMQAKIEAQVRGLGCGYLPLTLAAPYLAQGLLVVCETDEGMSLTEHVAYAWRAEPPGEAMKWWLQKLKSPRLCESLLGL